The proteins below come from a single Candida albicans SC5314 chromosome 7, complete sequence genomic window:
- the TAF19 gene encoding Taf19p (Putative TFIID subunit; mutation confers hypersensitivity to amphotericin B; rat catheter biofilm induced) — protein MSSTKHPPLPSVTNQKRKRKRQRLFAKDIENLLYAMGDRPVSTEATVNALEDVLVEYISQISYSMVNFAKSQNRTRVKLNDLAFTLRNDPMKLARFRYILEQSYKIEKAKKMFDDDKYDNKNHEDDDDDDEEDEDDHENERNMKDKSTTKNDSKQSKKKKKKNHT, from the coding sequence ATGTCTTCTACCAAACATCCACCATTACCCTCAGTCACCAAtcagaaaagaaagagaaagcGTCAAAGGTTATTTGCGAAGGATATAGAAAATTTGTTATATGCGATGGGTGATCGACCTGTGAGTACAGAGGCCACTGTCAATGCGTTGGAGGATGTATTGGTCGAATACATTTCACAAATATCATACTCGATGGTAAATTTTGCAAAGAGTCAAAATCGAACACGAGTCAAGTTGAATGATTTGGCATTTACATTAAGAAATGATCCGATGAAATTAGCTCGTTTCCGATACATTCTAGAGCAGAGTTATAAAATAGAAAAGGCGAAAAAAATGTTTGATGACGATAAATATGATAACAAGAACCATGAAgatgacgacgacgacgatgaagaagacgaagatGATCATGAAAATGAACGAAACATGAAGGATAAATCAACTACtaaaaatgattcaaaacaactgaaaaagaaaaagaagaaaaaccaTACTTGA
- the PMT1 gene encoding dolichyl-phosphate-mannose-protein mannosyltransferase (Protein mannosyltransferase; required for virulence in mice and for adhesion to epithelial cells; role in hyphal growth and drug sensitivity; Als1, Sec20, Kre9, Pir1 are substrates; 1 of 5 PMT family members), with product MAKKPVTPASKVAAKQAAVRSRHQEDVFTLDPLIDPIFQKGELRSYLVTEPSPSVLKKRSIHTKEYWMLSSLLLIAFYVRMYNLSNPNSVVFDEVHFGGFARKYILGTFFMDVHPPLAKMLFGAVGAIGGFKGDFEFKSIGDKFPDSTPYIFMRQFPALLGVGTVILCYLTLRQSGVRPIIAYITTFLLIIENSNVTISRYILLDSPLIFFIAAAIYAWKKFEIQIPFTFGWYRSLLATGIALGLALSSKWVGLFTVAWVGFLCIYQLWFLIGDLSVSTKKIWGHFFARGIILLGVPIALYLGFFAIHFQLLNKEGDGGAFMSSAFRAGLQGNKIPRDITEQVGLGSVVTIRHVDTQGGYLHSHEHFYQTGSKQQQITLYPHLDSNNKWLIEPYNGTIHNETFVPLINGMKIRLKHINTGRRLHSHDEKPPVSERDWQKECSCYGYDGFAGDANDDWVVEIVNYRSQKGEAQTFVKAINTIFRLRHAMTGHYLFSSEVKLPEWGFGQQEVTSASQGKRALTHWYIETNENSILPPSEAKIINYPKLSLWQKVVESHKRMWKINQGLTSHHHWQSSPSEWPLLLRGINYWNKEHKQVYLLGNAVTWWAATLSIITFGTYVLVTVFRWHLGTPLSTNKHVFNFNVQTFSYVLGWALHYLPFFIMGRQLFLHHYLPALYFGILALGHFFEIFTGYLTSRSKYFQQVAFVLVGLFSILSLVFYVNYSSLIYGTPWTKASCELTKPFSGWDYNCGTFFDTLGEYDIQEKSLASESEIPTETVVVEAKQTPKAEPKLAKQDDHIESPAAAEPVEEKEVKEEVEQLAPPLAVDFEEETPKVEDPQVADVDASSNDEKSVEEKQQQEQQQEQEQVEDESVHQVQQ from the coding sequence ATGGCAAAGAAACCGGTCACACCCGCTTCTAAAGTTGCTGCAAAACAGGCTGCTGTTAGAAGCAGACACCAAGAAGATGTATTCACACTTGATCCATTGATAGATCCAATATTTCAAAAGGGAGAATTGCGTTCGTATTTGGTAACCGAACCTTCTCCTAGTGTTCTTAAAAAAAGACTGATTCACACCAAAGAATACTGGATGCTTTcaagtttattattaattgctTTCTACGTTAGAATGTATAATTTATCCAATCCAAACTCAGTAGTTTTCGATGAAGTCCATTTTGGTGGGTTTGCCagaaaatatattttggGTACTTTTTTCATGGATGTACACCCTCCATTGGCTAAAATGCTTTTTGGAGCTGTTGGAGCCATTGGTGGATTCAAAggtgattttgaatttaaatcaattggtgATAAATTTCCTGATTCTACACCTTATATATTTATGAGACAATTCCCAGCATTGTTGGGTGTTGGAACTGTTATCTTGTGCTATTTGACTTTGAGACAATCAGGTGTTAGACCAATTATTGCTTATATAACTACctttttattgattattgaaaactCCAATGTCACTATTTCAAGATATATTTTGTTAGATTCCCCcttgattttctttattgCTGCTGCTATTTATGCTTGGaagaaatttgaaattcaaattccaTTCACCTTTGGCTGGTATAGAAGTTTATTGGCAACTGGTATTGCTCTTGGTTTAGCATTGAGTTCCAAATGGGTTGGTTTGTTTACCGTTGCCTGGGTTGGTTTCTTATGTATCTACCAATTGTGGTTCCTTATTGGTGATTTATCAGTAagtaccaaaaaaatttggggCCATTTTTTCGCAAGAGGAATTATCTTGTTGGGTGTACCAATTGCCTTATATCTTGGATTTTTTGCCATTCATTtccaattattaaataaagaaGGTGATGGAGGTGCCTTTATGAGTAGTGCCTTTAGAGCCGGATTGCAAGGTAATAAAATTCCAAGAGATATTACCGAACAAGTTGGATTAGGATCAGTTGTTACTATTCGTCACGTTGATACTCAAGGTGGATATTTGCATTCACATGAACATTTCTATCAAACAGGTtccaaacaacaacaaattacCTTATATCCTCATTTGGACTCTAACAACAAGTGGTTAATTGAACCTTACAACGGCACCATCCATAATGAAACTTTTGTTCCTTTAATTAACGGTATGAAGATTAGATTGAAGCATATTAATACTGGTAGAAGATTGCATTCACATGATGAAAAACCTCCAGTTAGTGAACGTGACTGGCAAAAGGAATGTTCATGTTATGGATACGATGGATTTGCTGGTGATGCAAATGATGATTGggttgttgaaattgtcAATTATAGATCACAAAAGGGTGAAGCTCAAACATTTGTTAAAGCCATCAATACTATTTTCAGATTGAGACATGCCATGACCGGtcattatttgttttcCAGTGAAGTGAAATTACCAGAATGGGGGTTTGGTCAACAAGAAGTCACTAGTGCTTCACAAGGTAAACGTGCATTAACACATTGGTATATTGAAACCAATGAAAATAGTATATTGCCTCCTTCAGAAGccaaaattatcaattatccTAAATTATCCCTTTGGcaaaaagttgttgaatcaCACAAGAGAATGTGGAAGATTAATCAAGGATTAACTTCACATCATCATTGGCAATCTAGTCCATCTGAATGGCCATTATTGTTGAGGGGTATCAATTACTGGAACAAAGAACATAAGCAAGTATATTTGTTGGGTAATGCTGTTACCTGGTGGGCAGCCACTTTGTCAATTATCACTTTTGGAACCTATGTATTGGTTACTGTTTTCAGATGGCATCTTGGTACACCTTTGtcaacaaataaacatgttttcaatttcaatgtGCAAACTTTTTCATATGTTTTAGGATGGGCTTTACATTATCTtccatttttcattatGGGTAGACAATTGTTTTTACATCATTATTTACCAGCATTATATTTTGGTATTTTGGCGTTGGGACATTTTTTCGAAATTTTCACTGGTTATTTGACTTCTCGTTCTAAATATTTCCAACAAGTGGCATTTGTATTAGTTGGATTATTTTCCATTTTAAGTTTGGTATTTTATGTCAATTATTCATCTTTAATCTATGGTACTCCCTGGACTAAGGCAAGTTGTGAATTGACCAAACCATTTAGTGGTTGGGATTATAATTGTGGCACATTTTTCGATACTTTAGGAGAATATGACATTCAAGAGAAATCATTAGCTTCAGAATCTGAAATACCAACAGAAACAGTAGTTGTTGAAGCTAAACAAACTCCTAAAGCTGAACCAAAATTGGCTAAACAAGATGATCACATTGAATCCCCTGCTGCTGCTGAACCTGTTGAAGAGAAAGAagtcaaagaagaagttgaacAATTGGCACCACCCTTAgctgttgattttgaagaagaaactcCTAAAGTGGAAGACCCACAAGTTGCTGATGTAGATGCTTCCAGTAACGATGAAAAATCTGTTGAGGaaaagcaacaacaagaacaacaacaagaacaagaacagGTTGAAGATGAATCAGTGCATCAAGTTCAACAATAG
- the LIP9 gene encoding Lip9p (Secreted lipase, member of a lipase gene family whose members are expressed differentially in response to carbon source and during infection; may have a role in nutrition and/or in creating an acidic microenvironment) encodes MLYLILFLIAPIYAGVLLPTKPSIDPFYNAPEGFKNATVGDILQFRKTPKSITGGFVPLNVQNSWQFLVRSEDSFGNPNVIVTTVIEPVNADPSKIASYQVSENAARADCAPSYALQFGSDVSTLATQAETYLLAPLLDKGYYVVSPDYEGPKSTFTVGKQSGQAVLNSIRASLKSGKITNIAEDAKVLMWGYSGGSLASGWAAALQPDYAPELSRNLLGVALGGFITNVTATVEATDDTIFAGIAANVLGGIANEYPEFKSILQNDTNKSSIFNKINNHCLTDSFIKYVGARFLTGDNKVFKSGWNIFKNLVVSKIVKDNGLVYQKQLIPTIPVFIYHGSMDQISPILNPKKTYQNWCDAGISSIEFAEDLTNGHFTESIVGAPAALTWIIDRFSNKPPVDGCQHVVRTTNYEYPNVSSSILDYFKAAMDVVAQQGLGPNIQKDQLEIKSNL; translated from the coding sequence ATGTTATATTTAATACTTTTCCTTATCGCTCCCATCTATGCTGGGGTTTTACTTCCAACAAAACCTTCAATTGATCCTTTCTACAATGCTCCTGAAGGTTTCAAAAATGCTACTGTTGGAGATATCTTACAATTTAGAAAAACtccaaaatcaatcacTGGTGGGTTTGTTCCGCTCAATGTCCAAAATTCATGGCAATTTTTAGTTAGATCCGAGGATTCATTTGGTAATCCAAATGTCATTGTCACTACTGTTATTGAACCAGTCAACGCTGATCCATCCAAGATTGCTTCCTACCAGGTTTCTGAAAACGCTGCTAGAGCTGATTGTGCCCCATCGTATGCCCTTCAATTTGGCTCTGATGTAAGTACTTTAGCCACCCAGGCTGAAACGTATTTATTGGCACCATTGTTGGACAAAGGATATTATGTTGTGTCTCCTGATTATGAAGGACCTAAACTGACATTCACTGTCGGTAAACAATCTGGCCAAGCTGTGTTGAACTCCATTCGCGCAAGTTTGAAGTCAGGAAAAATCACTAATATTGCTGAAGATGCCAAAGTTTTAATGTGGGGGTATTCTGGTGGATCATTAGCTTCGGGATGGGCAGCTGCTTTACAACCAGACTATGCACCTGAATTGAGTAGAAATTTGTTGGGTGTTGCTTTAGGTGGATTTATTACTAACGTCACCGCTACAGTAGAAGCTACTGATGATACTATCTTTGCTGGAATTGCAGCTAATGTTTTGGGTGGTATCGCAAACGAATATCCAGAGTTCAAATCAATCTTGCAAAATGATACCAATAAACTGTCGATattcaataaaatcaacaatcacTGCTTGACAGATAGCTTTATAAAGTATGTGGGAGCTAGATTTTTAACTGGTGACAACAAGGTTTTCAAATCTGGTTGGAACATCTTCAAAAACTTGGTAGTGTCTAAGATCGTTAAAGATAACGGATTGGTgtatcaaaaacaattaattccTACAATACCTGTGTTCATCTACCACGGTTCAATGGATCAAATTTCTCCAATTTTGAATCCAAAGAAAACCTATCAAAATTGGTGTGATGCTGGTATTTCCTCTATAGAATTTGCTGAAGATTTGACAAATGGACACTTTACTGAATCCATTGTTGGTGCTCCTGCTGCTTTGACTTGGATTATCGACAGATTTTCTAACAAACCACCTGTAGATGGCTGTCAACATGTTGTGAGAACTACCAACTATGAATACCCAAACGTTTCCTCTTCAATACTTGACTATTTTAAGGCAGCAATGGATGTCGTTGCACAACAAGGGCTTGGTCCTAATATTCAAAAGGATCaacttgaaattaaaagtaatttataa